DNA from Pajaroellobacter abortibovis:
TACTAGGTACTGCGGCTTCTTCCTGTGGTTTGAGACGCCCCCCTACATCAACTAGAGGCCTTGCAAGCCCCTCTCTGACCGTCCATCCATAGGTTCCATATTTTCCTGGAAACTTCCTCTCCACCATTCCTCCCCCCTTTTCCACTTCTTGGGAGCGAGGAGTATGAACGGTGGGACCTTGGGTAATTTGGAGGTACTCGTCCGCAATGTATTCGGGGCGTTTATTTTCTTCCGTAATGCAAGGCAGGTTTGGATTTCCAGTGCCGACACGCCAAATTTGAGCTGTTGGAGGATAGACATCATTGAAGCGCTCACGCACGGCTGATGCACCTTCTTGCATGACGCGGAATCGCGTAATGCGGAAGCCAGGGATGCCTCGTTGCACCAAAAGACGTTCTCCCACAGGAAGTTGTGGATCTGGCTGGTCCCGTTCAGGGAAGGGAAGGACCTCATTGATCCGGCGTACAAAGGTAGTCGTTTGACGACGGGCAGGACCTAATATTTCAGCCCGAACAATCCCCTTGACAACAGTCTCATACAATACCACCGGAAAAGGATAAGGATTGCGGAATCTTAAAGTAATGGTGGGATACGCCACCGCGGCATCCAATCCCATCTTGATATAAAAAATAGGGCGGGTGTGAGGACGTCGTTCGACAATATCGAGGCCTGCAAAAAAAGCTGCAGCATGCAAGGTGCTGGCGATCTGACAAGTGCCTCCTCCTACTCCATCAACCATCTCCCCTCTCGCAATGACCGGAGCGACTTTATACCCGTTGACCTCCGTACGGGGTCCAACCACTTCATTAAAATCAAATGTCTCCCCTGGTAGCAACACATAACCGTGAATTTTAGATGCAGCTAACCGAAGGTTGAACGTGCGTTCTTCATGCTTGAGATCTCTCACATAGCGGGTTTCGAGGTACCCTAATACGTCATCAATCAAAATACCGTGGAGCAAGGAGCTTGTCCTCGTCGCCTGCACCACCTCAACAACTACCTGCGCTTGATTGAGGCCACTAGAAAAAGCCTCTTCCAGGCATCCAAGTGTAGCGTAAAGATCCATACGGCGGCCCGGTTCATCAGGAAGCACCTGCCTGCGCTCCAAGTCAAGGCGAGCATCCCGAGGGATCCGATCTATCCTATTTTTGAGGTGTAGCAAGAATGCCATCGCCCGATCGTGTTCAATCGCTATAGGAAGCGGCAAAATGATCGGTTTGCCAGCTTTTTTCTGCTGATGAATACGAATCAGAGCACTAGAAGGATCTAATACAGAAGCGACTAATTTCTTCAATCGCGGCATATCGAGTACCGCACCCATCTCTTCAGGTGTGTAGAAAGAAGGGGATGCATCTGCA
Protein-coding regions in this window:
- a CDS encoding VanW family protein — encoded protein: MSFSRVAAWKQEGWIAFFLWLLPFVMIGGGIGYLLVPPFVPNEKESAFPDVSVLLTGKEVLPLAPGEDFEDKAQTFVRQYLTTPFSLQIADASPSFYTPEEMGAVLDMPRLKKLVASVLDPSSALIRIHQQKKAGKPIILPLPIAIEHDRAMAFLLHLKNRIDRIPRDARLDLERRQVLPDEPGRRMDLYATLGCLEEAFSSGLNQAQVVVEVVQATRTSSLLHGILIDDVLGYLETRYVRDLKHEERTFNLRLAASKIHGYVLLPGETFDFNEVVGPRTEVNGYKVAPVIARGEMVDGVGGGTCQIASTLHAAAFFAGLDIVERRPHTRPIFYIKMGLDAAVAYPTITLRFRNPYPFPVVLYETVVKGIVRAEILGPARRQTTTFVRRINEVLPFPERDQPDPQLPVGERLLVQRGIPGFRITRFRVMQEGASAVRERFNDVYPPTAQIWRVGTGNPNLPCITEENKRPEYIADEYLQITQGPTVHTPRSQEVEKGGGMVERKFPGKYGTYGWTVREGLARPLVDVGGRLKPQEEAAVPSKLVLP